The proteins below are encoded in one region of Helianthus annuus cultivar XRQ/B chromosome 2, HanXRQr2.0-SUNRISE, whole genome shotgun sequence:
- the LOC110889087 gene encoding replication protein A 70 kDa DNA-binding subunit E-like, producing the protein MENPPITSLNELDVTKTDVTIKVRILKLWKLLSFKVKNAIHAVELILMDEEGTKIQASVGGNYLVKYGRFLVEKSCVMVTKFDVGDNVSPYRPTNHKHKLFFNFSTDIRSIDDFGGSIDGFSFTSFDVLRNRRIPQDSPVDIIGYVDGWFPMVDHTSSNGRVNKKMSLQLRDLEFLNVYLTLWGEYAVQMSKFLEQKPGDVFVILQFGRYSFHEGKAYVSSSFQNSNLYLNEGIDELIDFQKRLLERRPDVGSSSRPFGSSQTGRTVHEDFLVGTAFKTIDELNKIQETMNVIVLGTVISFPPGVEWYYNSCKDCMKKVSVLYFVNDGEDGLDLSDEKQTVRCINDVCNEKGVSVVPRLKLQLKLQDSTGIASLTCLDHVARKLLGKTAEELVDKFLDGETDKLLPDEISNLVGKKMAFKVEISHFNVNNHYKSFTVKRFSGDPEIISQLESKIGIDHVALSNSMNLSSGDFASVDTVDLKDDSPMSMIGSSAGSISLVTKNAEKISQHCELKRNLGESLDHEESATKVALGCNEELNTYNKDKRKTRKYSANQKDSIPFNNAFETPVSLIDSSAGGMALRNKMTGKMKAQPELKRVLAEDFDRDETGSKDPLSLNEGSKSLLIPKKEK; encoded by the exons ATGGAGAACCCTCCCATCACTTCTCTTAATGAATTGGATGTAACCAAGACAGACGTGACTATTAAAGTTCGCATACTTAAGCTTTGGAAGCTACTATCATTTAAAGTCAAGAATGCTATTCATGCGGTCGAACTGATCCTAATGGATGAGGAG GGTACCAAAATTCAAGCAAGTGTTGGTGGTAATTATCTTGTAAAGTATGGAAGATTTCTGGTAGAAAAGAGTTGTGTCATGGTTACCAAGTTTGATGTTGGTGACAACGTATCTCCGTACCGCCCAACAAACCACAAACATAAACTGTTTTTCAATTTCTCTACCGACATCCGAAGCATTGATGACTTTGGTGGTTCAATTGATGGATTCTCTTTTACATCATTCGATGTTCTTCGTAATCGTCGTATTCCCCAAGACTCTCCTGTTG ATATCATTGGTTATGTGGATGGTTGGTTTCCTATGGTTGATCATACCAGCAGTAATGGGAGAGTGAACAAGAAAATGAGCTTACAACTTCGAGACTTAGA GTTCCTTAATGTTTATTTGACTTTGTGGGGAGAATATGCGGTCCAAATGTCGAAGTTTTTGGAACAGAAACCGGGTGATGTGTTTGTGATATTGCAGTTTGGACGATATAGCTTTCATGAAG GTAAGGCTTATGTGTCCAGTTCTTTTCAGAACAGCAATTTGTATCTGAATGAAGGTATTGATGAGCTAATTGATTTCCAAAAGAG GTTACTTGAAAGAAGACCGGATGTTGGTTCTTCTAGCCGTCCTTTTGGTTCATCTCAAACTGGCCGAACTGTTCATGAAGATTTTTTGGTTGGAACTGCTTTCAAGACGATAGACGAGCTTAATAAAATTCAGGAGACAATGAATGTGATCGTGCTTGGTACCGTGATAAGCTTCCCTCCTGGTGTTGAGTGGTATTACAATTCTTGTAAGGATTGTATGAAGAAGGTTAGTGTGCTGTATTTTGTAAATGATGGAGAGGATGGCTTAGATTTGAGTGATGAGAAGCAGACAGTTCGATGCATAAATGATGTTTGCAATGAAAAAGGTGTTTCTGTGGTTCCCCG GTTGAAACTTCAACTTAAGTTACAAGATTCTACTGGTATTGCATCTTTAACTTGCTTAGATCATGTTGCTCGAAAATTACTTGGAAAGACTGCTGAAGAGTTGGTTGATAAGTTTCTTGAT GGTGAAACGGATAAATTGCTACCGGATGAAATTAGCAATTTGGTTGGAAAAAAGATGGCGTTTAAGGTTGAGATTTCTCACTTTAATGTGAACAATCACTACAAGTCATTCACTGTCAAAAGATTTTCTGGTGATCCTGAAATCATTTCTCAGCTTGAATCAAAGATAGGGATTGACCAT GTTGCTCTTTCAAACTCTATGAATCTGTCATCTGGTGATTTTGCAAGTGTTGATACTGTTGATTTGAAG GATGATTCTCCAATGTCAATGATTGGTTCAAGTGCTGGATCAATATCTTTGGTTACCAAAAATGCTGAGAAGATAAGTCAACATTGCGAGTTGAAGCGTAATCTTGGGGAGTCTCTTGATCATGAGGAGTCAGCAACCAAAGTGGCTTTAGGTTGCAATGAAG aaTTGAACACTTATAACAAAGACAAGCGCAAGACCAGAAAATATAGTGCTAACCAGAAG GATTCTATACCATTCAACAATGCTTTTGAGACTCCGGTTTCGTTGATTGATTCAAGTGCTGGTGGTATGGCTTTACGTAACAAGATGACAGGAAAGATGAAGGCACAACCTGAGCTGAAGCGTGTTCTTGCCGAAGATTTTGATCGTGATGAAACTGGAAGTAAAGATCCTTTATCTTTGAATGAAGGCTCTAAGTCACTTTTGATTCCCAAGAAGGAAAAATGA